A region of Chlamydia crocodili DNA encodes the following proteins:
- the dnaA gene encoding chromosomal replication initiator protein DnaA: MLTCSDCSTWEQFVNYVKTRCSKTAFENWISPIQIIEETQEKIRLEVPNIFVQNYLLDNYKQDLCSFVPLDAQGEPALEFVVAEIKKAPIQPIAPREQQESPAETFEESKDFELKLNTAYRFDNFIEGPSNQFVKSAAVGIAGRPGRSYNPLFIHGGVGLGKTHLLHAVGHYVREHHKNLRVHCITTEAFINDLVQHLRLKSIDKMKNFYRSLDLLLVDDIQFLQNRQNFEEEFCNTFETLINLNKQIVITSDKPPGQLKLSERIIARMEWGLVAHVGIPDLETRVAILQHKAEQKGLLIPNEIAFYIADHIYGNVRQLEGAINKLTAYCRLFGKTLTESIVRDTLKELFRSPSKQKVSVESILKSVATVFQVKLQDLKGTSRSKELVLARQVAMYLAKTLITDSLVAIGSAFGKTHSTVLYACKTIEQKIEKDETLTRQISLCKNHIVG, encoded by the coding sequence ATGTTAACCTGTAGCGATTGTAGTACTTGGGAACAGTTTGTGAATTATGTTAAGACACGTTGCTCCAAAACGGCTTTTGAAAATTGGATTTCTCCTATTCAAATTATAGAAGAGACACAAGAAAAAATCCGTTTAGAAGTTCCCAATATCTTTGTTCAAAACTACCTTCTTGATAATTATAAACAAGATCTGTGTTCTTTCGTTCCCCTTGATGCCCAAGGAGAACCAGCTTTAGAATTTGTTGTTGCAGAAATCAAAAAAGCTCCTATCCAACCCATTGCACCTCGAGAGCAGCAAGAGAGCCCTGCAGAAACTTTTGAAGAATCTAAAGATTTTGAACTGAAATTAAACACAGCTTACCGTTTTGATAATTTTATAGAAGGCCCTTCAAACCAATTTGTCAAATCTGCAGCTGTAGGTATAGCAGGACGTCCCGGACGCTCTTACAACCCTCTATTTATCCATGGAGGTGTGGGTCTAGGGAAAACACATTTACTCCATGCTGTAGGTCACTATGTTAGGGAACATCATAAAAATCTTCGCGTTCATTGCATTACTACAGAAGCTTTCATTAATGATCTCGTACAACATCTTAGACTGAAATCTATCGATAAAATGAAGAATTTTTACCGTTCTTTAGATCTACTTCTTGTCGATGATATTCAGTTTTTACAAAATAGACAAAATTTTGAAGAAGAATTCTGTAATACTTTTGAGACTCTAATTAATTTAAACAAACAAATCGTCATTACTAGTGATAAGCCTCCAGGACAACTGAAATTGTCAGAGCGTATCATTGCTAGAATGGAATGGGGATTAGTTGCTCACGTAGGAATTCCTGATTTAGAAACTCGTGTAGCAATTTTACAACATAAAGCGGAACAAAAAGGTCTGCTTATTCCTAATGAAATTGCCTTCTACATTGCCGATCATATTTATGGAAATGTTAGACAACTAGAGGGAGCTATTAATAAGCTCACTGCTTACTGTCGTTTATTTGGAAAAACACTTACAGAAAGTATTGTTCGTGATACCTTAAAAGAGCTTTTTCGCTCTCCTTCCAAGCAAAAAGTCTCTGTAGAAAGTATATTAAAAAGTGTTGCTACTGTCTTTCAAGTAAAGCTACAAGATCTTAAAGGAACTTCGCGTTCTAAGGAACTTGTTTTAGCTCGGCAAGTCGCTATGTACCTTGCAAAAACTTTAATTACAGATTCTCTAGTTGCTATAGGTTCTGCCTTTGGGAAAACTCATTCTACAGTACTTTATGCTTGCAAAACTATAGAACAGAAAATAGAAAAAGATGAAACTCTAACGCGTCAAATTAGTTTATGTAAAAACCACATTGTTGGGTAA
- a CDS encoding HU family DNA-binding protein produces the protein MATMTKKKLISTISQDHKIHPNHVRTVIQNFLDKMTDALVKGDRLEFRDFGVLQVVERKPKVGRNPKNATVPIHIPARRAVKFTPGKRMKRLIETPSKHS, from the coding sequence ATGGCTACCATGACCAAGAAAAAACTGATCAGTACAATATCACAGGATCACAAGATTCATCCGAATCATGTGCGTACTGTAATCCAAAATTTTTTGGATAAAATGACAGATGCTCTAGTCAAAGGTGATAGGTTAGAGTTTAGAGATTTCGGCGTTTTACAGGTTGTCGAAAGAAAACCTAAAGTAGGGCGTAACCCTAAAAACGCTACAGTTCCCATTCACATTCCTGCAAGACGTGCCGTGAAATTTACTCCAGGAAAAAGAATGAAACGCTTAATCGAAACTCCTTCGAAGCATTCCTAA
- a CDS encoding Na(+)-transporting NADH-quinone reductase subunit B, which translates to MLKRFVNSIWEICQKDKFQRFTPVADAIDTFCYEPIHKSSSPPFIRDAVDVKRWMMLVVIALFPATFLAIWNSGVQALVYGSGNAQLMESFLHISGFRSYLSFIFHDIGLFSVLWTGCKIFIPLLIISYSVGGACEVLFAVVRKHKIAEGLLVTGILYPLTLPPTIPYWMAALGIAFGVVVSKELFGGTGMNILNPALSGRAFLFFTFPAKMSGDVWVGSNPTKIKESLLAMNSTAGKSIIDGFSQSTCLQTLNSTSPAVKRVHVDAIASNMLHMTHVPTESVIHSQFSIWTESHPGLVLDKLTLEQLQNFVTSPLSEGGLGLLPTQFDSAYSITDVIYGIGKFSSGNLFWGNIIGSLGETSTFACLLGAVFLIVTGIASWRTMVSFGIGAFVTAWLFKIFSILIVGKHGAWAPARFFIPAYRQLFLGGLAFGLVFMATDPVSSPTMKLAKWIYGLFIGFMTIVIRLINPAYPEGVMLAILLGNVFAPLLDYFAVRKYRRRRI; encoded by the coding sequence ATGCTTAAACGATTTGTTAATTCCATCTGGGAAATTTGTCAAAAGGACAAGTTTCAACGCTTTACTCCAGTTGCAGACGCTATTGATACGTTTTGCTACGAGCCCATCCATAAATCTTCATCTCCCCCATTCATTCGTGATGCTGTAGATGTCAAACGTTGGATGATGCTTGTTGTTATTGCTCTATTCCCAGCAACGTTTTTAGCCATATGGAATTCAGGAGTTCAAGCTTTAGTCTATGGGTCGGGAAATGCCCAGCTCATGGAATCATTTTTACATATCTCCGGATTTCGTAGTTATCTCTCATTTATCTTCCACGATATCGGCTTATTTTCCGTTCTTTGGACAGGATGTAAAATTTTTATTCCTCTACTGATAATTAGTTATTCGGTAGGAGGTGCTTGCGAAGTGCTCTTCGCTGTCGTTAGAAAGCATAAAATTGCTGAGGGATTACTCGTCACAGGGATTCTCTATCCCCTAACATTACCACCAACAATTCCTTATTGGATGGCTGCCTTAGGAATTGCTTTTGGTGTTGTCGTTAGTAAAGAATTATTTGGTGGGACAGGAATGAATATTCTCAATCCTGCTCTCTCAGGAAGAGCTTTCTTATTTTTCACATTTCCAGCAAAGATGAGTGGGGATGTTTGGGTAGGGAGTAATCCAACAAAAATTAAAGAAAGCCTTCTTGCTATGAATTCTACAGCAGGAAAATCGATTATTGATGGCTTCTCTCAATCTACCTGCCTACAAACATTAAACTCTACATCTCCTGCCGTAAAAAGAGTTCACGTAGATGCTATAGCTTCTAATATGTTACATATGACGCATGTTCCTACAGAAAGTGTGATACACTCACAATTTTCTATCTGGACAGAGTCTCATCCTGGGTTAGTGTTGGATAAACTTACTCTAGAACAATTACAAAATTTTGTGACCTCTCCTCTTAGTGAAGGAGGACTTGGTTTATTACCAACACAGTTCGATTCAGCTTATTCAATTACTGATGTTATCTATGGTATCGGGAAATTCTCTTCAGGAAATTTATTCTGGGGAAATATTATTGGTTCCCTAGGAGAGACATCAACATTCGCTTGTTTACTTGGTGCTGTATTTCTCATTGTAACAGGCATTGCCTCTTGGAGAACAATGGTATCCTTCGGTATAGGAGCCTTCGTCACTGCCTGGTTATTTAAAATTTTTAGCATTCTTATTGTTGGGAAACATGGAGCTTGGGCCCCTGCAAGATTCTTTATTCCAGCCTATAGACAGCTATTCCTTGGAGGTTTAGCCTTCGGTCTTGTATTCATGGCTACAGACCCCGTATCATCCCCAACCATGAAATTAGCAAAATGGATTTACGGACTATTTATTGGTTTTATGACAATTGTTATCCGATTGATAAATCCAGCATATCCCGAAGGAGTTATGCTTGCCATTCTTCTTGGAAATGTATTTGCTCCTCTTCTTGATTACTTTGCTGTAAGAAAGTATAGACGAAGGAGAATATAA
- a CDS encoding DUF5399 family protein, with the protein MVEIFNYSASVYEKHASNNKVVNDFRKEVHMESLTIRDVAKHAQILDMTPKPSALSSLMQTNKKTHWAFFSPPNNFHKQRFSTPYLAPSLGSPDQQDDDLEKISSYLKVLTRGKFSYQSRVTPFLSYKDQEESEEEEEEASDSEEDIIVQEGKILLKAIDLGLKSSNIMIDYVISRIFQFVQG; encoded by the coding sequence ATGGTAGAAATTTTTAATTACAGTGCTTCTGTTTACGAAAAACACGCGTCTAACAATAAAGTAGTGAATGATTTCCGTAAGGAAGTTCACATGGAAAGTTTGACGATCCGTGATGTGGCCAAACATGCCCAGATTTTGGACATGACGCCAAAACCTTCAGCTTTATCTTCTCTTATGCAGACGAATAAGAAAACCCATTGGGCTTTCTTTTCACCTCCCAACAACTTCCATAAACAGCGCTTCTCGACTCCTTATTTAGCTCCTTCATTAGGCTCGCCTGACCAACAAGATGATGATTTAGAAAAAATTTCTTCTTATTTAAAGGTGCTGACTCGAGGAAAATTCTCTTATCAAAGTCGTGTAACACCTTTTCTTTCTTATAAAGACCAAGAAGAAAGCGAAGAAGAGGAAGAAGAAGCTTCTGATTCTGAAGAAGACATTATCGTTCAAGAAGGAAAAATCTTACTCAAAGCTATTGACCTAGGATTGAAATCTTCTAATATCATGATCGATTATGTTATTTCTCGTATTTTTCAATTTGTTCAAGGCTAA
- a CDS encoding peptidoglycan D,D-transpeptidase FtsI family protein, whose amino-acid sequence MNHRKYLTMITCGVLLSYSFLIIRYYKIQICEGKRWAAEALGQHEFRVKDPFRRGTFFSQMNLRKGDREERQPLAIDITKFHLCLDAIAIPEEHRDTVAEKIFNLVGEGDYGKLRGEFDKKSRHRKLFLWLDRAERDRILSWWRVYASKSKIPSNALFFMTDYQRSYPFGKLLGQVLHTLREVKDEKTGKAFPTGGLEAYFNHILEGEPGERKFLRSPLNRLDLDKVAKIPKDGSDIYLTINPCIQTIAEEELEKGVKEARAKGGRLILMNAYTGNILALAQYPFFNPADYKDFFNDQEKIEDTKVKSVSDVFEPGSIMKPLTIAIGLLANEEMLAKSGKPLFDPSEPIDVTRTIFPGRKQFPLKDISLNRRLNMYMAIQKSSNVYVAQLADRIVQNLGSHWYEEKLLLLGFGKKTGIELPGEASGLVPSPKRFHINGVPEWSLSTPYSLAMGYNILTTGIQMVRAYAILANGGYDVRPTLIKKIVTTSGQEYVLHPQVRGERILSQNIVDEVLRAIRFTTYPGGTGYRASPKNHSSAGKTGTTEKLVNGKYDKHRHISSFIGITPIYPAEETSVPLVMLVSIDDPDHGVREDGTKNYMGGRCAAPVFGRVADRVLSYLGVPEDKQKYDYKKEVASMKSLYEEWNRSGK is encoded by the coding sequence ATGAATCATCGTAAATACTTAACAATGATTACTTGTGGGGTGTTGCTCTCCTACTCTTTCCTTATTATACGCTATTATAAAATTCAGATCTGTGAGGGAAAACGTTGGGCTGCTGAAGCATTGGGGCAGCATGAATTTCGAGTTAAGGATCCTTTTCGTAGGGGAACATTCTTTTCTCAGATGAATTTGCGTAAAGGAGATCGCGAGGAGCGACAGCCCCTAGCTATCGATATTACTAAATTTCATCTTTGTTTAGATGCTATAGCAATTCCAGAAGAACATCGCGATACCGTTGCTGAGAAAATATTTAATCTTGTTGGCGAAGGAGATTATGGAAAGTTGCGAGGAGAATTTGATAAGAAGTCTAGACATAGAAAGTTGTTTCTATGGCTGGATCGCGCTGAACGTGATCGAATTCTTTCTTGGTGGCGAGTTTATGCATCCAAATCTAAAATACCTTCTAATGCATTATTTTTTATGACTGATTATCAAAGGTCGTATCCTTTCGGAAAACTTCTAGGTCAAGTTCTCCATACGCTAAGGGAAGTAAAGGATGAGAAAACGGGAAAAGCCTTTCCTACCGGTGGATTAGAGGCATATTTCAATCATATTCTTGAAGGAGAGCCTGGAGAGCGTAAGTTTCTTCGTTCTCCTTTGAATCGTTTAGATCTTGATAAAGTTGCAAAAATTCCTAAGGATGGATCAGATATCTATCTGACTATTAATCCATGTATACAGACAATTGCTGAAGAGGAATTAGAAAAAGGTGTTAAAGAAGCTCGAGCTAAAGGTGGACGCCTGATTTTAATGAATGCCTATACTGGGAATATCCTAGCCTTAGCGCAATACCCTTTTTTTAATCCTGCAGATTATAAGGATTTTTTCAATGACCAGGAAAAGATAGAAGATACCAAAGTAAAATCAGTAAGTGATGTTTTCGAACCAGGTTCTATTATGAAACCTCTTACTATTGCTATTGGATTGCTTGCAAATGAAGAGATGTTAGCAAAATCAGGGAAGCCTCTATTTGATCCTTCTGAACCTATCGATGTTACTCGTACCATTTTTCCTGGAAGAAAGCAATTTCCACTTAAGGACATCTCATTAAATCGTCGTTTAAACATGTATATGGCGATACAAAAATCATCCAATGTTTATGTTGCACAACTTGCCGATCGAATAGTGCAAAATTTAGGAAGTCATTGGTATGAAGAGAAGCTGCTATTATTAGGATTCGGCAAGAAAACAGGAATAGAGTTGCCTGGAGAAGCATCGGGATTAGTGCCATCACCAAAGCGTTTTCATATCAATGGTGTTCCTGAATGGTCCCTATCAACACCATATTCTCTTGCTATGGGTTATAATATTCTTACCACAGGAATACAGATGGTGAGGGCTTATGCGATTCTTGCTAATGGTGGTTATGATGTCCGCCCTACTTTGATAAAGAAAATCGTGACTACTTCGGGACAAGAATATGTCTTACATCCTCAAGTTAGGGGAGAAAGAATTCTTTCTCAAAATATCGTTGACGAAGTGTTGAGAGCTATCCGATTTACTACATATCCTGGAGGCACAGGATATCGAGCTTCCCCTAAAAATCATTCCAGTGCTGGGAAAACAGGAACAACAGAAAAACTCGTTAATGGCAAGTATGACAAGCACCGTCATATTTCTTCATTTATCGGAATCACGCCTATATATCCTGCAGAAGAAACTAGTGTTCCTCTTGTTATGCTTGTTTCTATAGACGATCCTGATCACGGTGTTCGGGAGGATGGCACTAAAAATTATATGGGAGGCAGGTGTGCTGCTCCTGTATTTGGTCGTGTGGCTGATCGGGTATTATCTTATCTAGGAGTTCCTGAGGATAAGCAGAAATATGATTACAAAAAGGAAGTCGCTTCTATGAAATCTCTGTATGAGGAATGGAATCGTTCCGGAAAATAA
- the rsmH gene encoding 16S rRNA (cytosine(1402)-N(4))-methyltransferase RsmH: MSETPSHIPVLVNECLSWFSNRNPRSFCDVTLGAGGHAEAFLSTYPSIISYDGSDRDTSALLLAKERLEKFGDRVHLRHASFEDLSKDSREDIYDGILADLGVSSMQLDTLSRGFSFQGENHDLDMRMDTSKGITASEVLNTLREEELGKIFREYGEEPHWKNVAKAIVHFRRHKKIITVKDLKEATGKVFPSYRLRKKIHPLTLIFQALRVYVNQEDVQLKVLLESAMRWLAPQGRLVVISFCSSEDRPVKWFFKEAEKSGLGKILTKKVVMPTYEETRKNPRCRSAKLRCFEKKSS; encoded by the coding sequence GTGTCTGAGACTCCTTCCCATATTCCGGTATTAGTAAACGAATGTTTATCGTGGTTTTCTAATCGAAATCCACGATCTTTTTGTGACGTCACTTTAGGAGCTGGAGGTCATGCCGAGGCTTTTCTTTCTACCTATCCTTCTATAATTTCTTATGACGGCTCTGATCGTGATACATCAGCTTTATTGTTAGCAAAGGAACGTTTGGAAAAATTTGGAGATCGCGTACATCTTCGACATGCCTCGTTTGAGGATCTTTCTAAAGATTCTAGGGAAGATATTTATGATGGTATACTCGCTGATCTTGGGGTTTCCTCTATGCAGCTAGATACTTTATCTCGAGGTTTTAGTTTTCAAGGAGAAAATCATGATTTAGATATGCGTATGGATACTTCTAAGGGGATCACTGCAAGTGAAGTATTAAACACGCTTCGGGAAGAGGAGTTAGGTAAGATTTTTCGTGAATACGGAGAAGAACCACATTGGAAAAATGTAGCTAAAGCTATAGTACATTTTAGAAGACATAAGAAAATCATTACTGTCAAAGATTTAAAAGAAGCAACCGGAAAGGTTTTTCCTTCATATCGTTTACGTAAGAAAATTCATCCGTTAACTTTAATTTTCCAAGCTTTACGTGTGTATGTAAATCAAGAAGACGTGCAATTGAAAGTATTGCTAGAGTCTGCTATGCGTTGGCTTGCTCCTCAGGGGCGTTTAGTGGTTATTTCATTTTGTAGTTCGGAAGATCGTCCTGTAAAATGGTTTTTTAAAGAGGCTGAGAAGTCGGGATTAGGAAAAATTCTTACTAAGAAAGTCGTTATGCCTACATATGAAGAAACAAGGAAAAATCCTCGTTGTAGATCGGCAAAACTCCGTTGCTTTGAAAAGAAATCCTCATGA
- a CDS encoding N-acetylmuramoyl-L-alanine amidase family protein — MSNRYTLLTFCIFGMTFGGIAAESAPPQRVRRNEVIFIDPGHGGKDQGTASKEFHYEEKSLTLSLAFSVQSYLRRMGYKPVLTRTSDVYVDLGKRAALANQNKADIFVSIHCNHSSNTSAFGTEVYFYNGKNNVASRSRASEALAKDVLNAMQKNGALKNRGVKYGNFAVIRETTMPAILIETGFLSNSRERAAFLDARYRMHIAKGIAEGIHTFLTGPNFQKTNLANIKARKLSAKAS; from the coding sequence ATGTCTAATCGCTATACATTGCTCACTTTCTGTATCTTTGGAATGACTTTTGGAGGAATCGCAGCTGAAAGTGCGCCTCCACAGCGCGTACGTCGCAATGAAGTGATCTTTATTGACCCAGGACATGGAGGTAAGGATCAAGGCACGGCGAGTAAAGAATTTCATTATGAGGAAAAGTCTTTAACCTTATCTCTTGCGTTTTCAGTACAGAGTTATCTCAGGAGAATGGGGTATAAGCCAGTTCTTACCCGAACATCGGATGTTTATGTAGATCTAGGGAAAAGAGCGGCTTTAGCAAATCAAAATAAAGCTGATATTTTTGTCAGTATCCACTGTAACCATTCGTCTAACACATCAGCCTTTGGTACTGAAGTATATTTTTATAATGGTAAGAATAATGTTGCTTCCAGAAGCCGTGCTTCAGAAGCTCTAGCTAAGGATGTCCTAAACGCAATGCAGAAAAATGGGGCGTTAAAAAATCGAGGGGTGAAGTACGGGAACTTCGCTGTTATTCGAGAAACAACAATGCCTGCGATTTTAATTGAAACCGGATTTCTTTCTAATTCTAGAGAGCGAGCGGCGTTTTTAGATGCACGTTACCGAATGCATATAGCCAAAGGCATAGCCGAGGGCATCCACACGTTTCTTACTGGTCCTAATTTTCAAAAAACGAATTTAGCGAATATTAAGGCCAGAAAACTTTCTGCAAAGGCGAGTTGA
- a CDS encoding bactofilin family protein — protein sequence MFRRTGKSPFEDVQTLYEEETTSHSNYPSYPRSERLDSPPNLFDSPKSPETRPLSSSYPIGEEPQKWTSPSSEAGSLLSFAEEPETTLGEGVTFKGELAFDRLLRIDGTFEGILVSNGKIIIGPKGCVKADIQLQEAIIEGVVEGNITVNGKLELRGEAMVKGDIQAGTLCVDEGVRLLGYVAIVGINEESQKEKDL from the coding sequence ATGTTCCGTAGAACTGGAAAAAGTCCCTTCGAAGATGTTCAGACATTATACGAAGAAGAAACAACTTCACATTCTAATTATCCCTCCTATCCTAGATCTGAGCGTTTGGATTCTCCTCCGAATCTTTTTGATTCTCCAAAATCTCCAGAAACACGTCCGTTATCTTCTTCTTACCCTATAGGTGAAGAACCACAAAAATGGACGTCTCCATCTTCTGAGGCCGGTTCCCTACTCTCATTTGCAGAAGAACCTGAAACCACTCTTGGAGAAGGTGTAACATTTAAAGGTGAATTAGCTTTTGATCGTTTATTGCGCATTGATGGCACCTTTGAAGGTATTTTAGTTTCTAACGGAAAAATAATTATAGGGCCTAAAGGTTGTGTAAAAGCTGATATACAACTTCAAGAAGCAATTATCGAAGGTGTTGTTGAAGGTAATATTACAGTTAATGGGAAATTAGAACTCCGCGGTGAAGCAATGGTTAAAGGTGATATCCAAGCAGGGACTTTGTGTGTTGATGAAGGAGTGCGTCTTCTAGGCTATGTGGCTATTGTTGGAATTAACGAAGAGTCTCAGAAAGAAAAAGACTTATAA
- a CDS encoding type III secretion chaperone, with amino-acid sequence MLDNEWKAILGWGDEELEELRISGYIFLRQGHYQKAILFFEALVILDPLSIYDFQTLGGLYLQIGENAKALGVLDQALRMQGDHLPTLLNKTKALFCLNRIDEASAIAVYLTSCDDSMIANDAEALLMSYAKKTIKKPVALSN; translated from the coding sequence ATGTTGGATAATGAATGGAAAGCCATCTTAGGATGGGGAGATGAAGAACTCGAAGAATTACGCATTTCTGGATATATATTTCTTCGTCAAGGACATTACCAAAAAGCTATCCTCTTTTTCGAAGCCTTGGTTATTTTAGATCCATTAAGCATTTATGATTTCCAAACTCTTGGTGGACTATATTTACAAATTGGAGAGAATGCTAAAGCTTTAGGAGTCCTAGATCAAGCTTTACGCATGCAAGGAGATCATCTTCCTACATTACTAAACAAAACTAAAGCTCTCTTTTGTTTGAATCGCATTGACGAAGCCTCTGCCATAGCTGTCTATCTTACCTCGTGTGATGATTCTATGATCGCTAATGATGCCGAAGCTTTGCTTATGAGCTACGCTAAAAAAACGATCAAAAAGCCTGTTGCTCTTTCTAATTGA
- a CDS encoding UDP-N-acetylmuramoyl-L-alanyl-D-glutamate--2,6-diaminopimelate ligase, which translates to MNLKELLNNIEAKVYGKISPIEVRNLTKDSRSVGLGDIFIANKGKNYDGNDFSALAIENGAIAIASSIYNPFLPVVQIISSDLPRLEAELSAKYYNYPSKKLCTIGVTGTNGKTTVSHLIKFLFDACDKPSGLIGTIEHILGNNRIQDGYTTPESCLLQKYLAEMVKNHLTSAVMEVSSIGLVLERLAYIDFDIGILTNITLDHLDFHGSFEEYVNAKLKLFSILPPTGLAVVNSDLSYASRFLEITQAQPITYSVERPSDYRAANLRSSPFGTDFDLIYKGESFPCRLPLIGKYNVYNILAAIAVTHQRCSYDLPSLISLVANVESPKGRLEPVFSGPCPIYIDYAHTPDALENVCKTLHTLLPEEGRLIIVFGCGGDRDQSKRKIMAQVAEKYGFAVVTSDNPRGEDPESIVKDICSGFVKRNFSIEIDRKQAITYALSIASDRDIVLVAGKGHETYQIFKHQTIAFDDKEIVREVLSSHV; encoded by the coding sequence ATGAATTTAAAAGAACTCCTTAACAACATAGAAGCGAAGGTTTATGGGAAAATTTCCCCCATAGAGGTAAGAAATCTCACTAAAGATTCCCGTAGTGTTGGATTGGGAGATATTTTTATAGCCAATAAGGGCAAAAATTATGATGGTAATGATTTTTCAGCTCTTGCTATTGAAAATGGAGCTATTGCTATAGCTTCTTCAATTTATAATCCTTTTCTACCTGTTGTTCAAATCATCTCTTCAGATCTTCCTCGGCTTGAAGCAGAACTTTCTGCAAAATACTATAATTACCCCTCTAAAAAACTCTGTACTATAGGTGTTACAGGTACTAATGGGAAAACTACAGTTTCCCATTTAATAAAATTCCTGTTTGATGCTTGCGATAAGCCTTCGGGCTTGATAGGAACGATCGAGCATATCTTAGGGAACAATCGTATCCAAGATGGTTATACCACTCCCGAATCTTGTCTATTACAAAAGTATTTAGCCGAGATGGTGAAAAATCATCTGACATCTGCGGTTATGGAAGTCTCTTCCATAGGTCTTGTTTTAGAGCGGCTGGCTTACATCGATTTTGATATTGGAATTTTAACTAATATAACTCTTGATCATTTAGATTTTCACGGTTCATTTGAAGAATACGTAAATGCGAAGCTGAAATTATTCTCTATACTTCCGCCTACGGGACTAGCCGTTGTAAATAGTGATTTATCTTATGCTTCACGATTTTTAGAAATCACTCAAGCACAGCCTATTACTTATAGTGTAGAACGGCCATCAGATTATCGAGCTGCGAATTTAAGATCTTCTCCTTTTGGAACAGACTTTGATTTGATCTATAAAGGGGAATCCTTCCCGTGTCGCTTACCTTTAATAGGAAAATATAACGTTTATAACATTCTTGCAGCTATTGCTGTCACGCATCAAAGATGTAGTTATGATTTGCCAAGTCTGATCTCTTTAGTGGCGAATGTGGAATCTCCTAAAGGACGTTTAGAACCTGTATTTTCAGGGCCATGTCCTATTTATATTGATTATGCACATACTCCAGATGCTTTGGAAAATGTGTGTAAAACACTACATACTTTACTTCCTGAAGAAGGAAGACTCATTATTGTTTTTGGATGTGGAGGAGATAGAGATCAGAGCAAACGCAAAATTATGGCTCAGGTAGCCGAAAAATACGGATTTGCTGTTGTGACTTCGGATAATCCCCGAGGGGAAGATCCAGAAAGCATAGTCAAGGATATTTGTTCGGGATTTGTAAAAAGAAATTTTTCCATCGAAATCGACAGAAAACAAGCAATTACATATGCTTTGTCCATTGCCTCAGATAGGGATATAGTGTTAGTGGCAGGGAAAGGGCATGAGACATACCAGATCTTTAAACATCAAACCATCGCTTTTGATGATAAGGAAATTGTGCGCGAGGTATTGTCGTCTCATGTCTAA